In the genome of Ursus arctos isolate Adak ecotype North America unplaced genomic scaffold, UrsArc2.0 scaffold_22, whole genome shotgun sequence, the window TTTTGTAGGGACTTGTATTAAACTACTACTTTAATTTTAGATCTCTCCATTTACTAGGTTATAAGTACTTGAAGtcagtttttatatatttctctacattttagcactaccagttttctttttataaaatatattctcaatAAATGTACAATGATGAAATAGATTAATTGGGAAAAAACAGGTGGTAATTATATATTATGAGCAAAGGAGTGATTGGAAAGAGTCTCTACAGAGCAGCACGTGTCAGACCATTGCTGCTTCTTGTGATACTGACTGTACCCGAATTGTTCCAGGTTCTCGTCTTCCCGCTTAGACTGAGGGTGCCTCCATCATCACGATGTCTGTCTTCAATAGCTCTACCTTGTACCCTCGCTTCCTCCTGACAGGCCTCTCAGGCCTTGAAAGCAGATATAGCTTGATTTCCATCCCCATCTTTCTGATTTATGCCACCTCAATTTCAGGAAACATTACCATCTTATTTATCATCAGAACTGAGCCTTCCCTCCACCAACCAATGTACTACTTTCTGTCAATGCTGGCACTTACTGACCTGGGCCTGTCCACTACAACCTTGCCTACCATGTTCAGCGTCTTCTGGTTCCATGCCCGGGAGATCTCCTTTAATGCTTGTCTGGTCCAGATGTACTTCATTCATGTTTTCTCAATTATTGAGTCAGCTGTGCTGTTGGCCATGGCCTTTGACCGCTTTGTAGCAATCCGAGAGCCCCTGCGCTATGTGGCCATTCTAACCAATGGTGTAATCATTGGGATTGGGTTGGCAGTTGCTGGAAGGGCCTTGGCTCTGGTCTTTCCAGCTTCCTTCCTCCTAAAGAGGCTTCAATATCATCCTATCAATATTCTCTCCTACCCATTCTGCCTACACCAGGACCTCATAAAGACAACTGTATCCAGCCGTCGGGTCAGCAGCATCTATGGCCTCATGGTGGTCATTTGCTCCATGGGACTTGATTCAGTGCTTCTCCTCCTATCCTATATCCTCATCCTTGGCACAGTGTTGAGTATAGCTTCCAAGAAAGAGAGGATGAAAGCCCTTAACACCTGCATCTCCCATATCTGTGCTGTATTCACTTTCTATACACCAATGATAGGGCTCTCTATGATCCGTCGCTATGGACAGAATGCTTCCCCAATTGTCCATGTGCTCATGGCCAATGTCTACTTGCTGGTCCCACCCCTCATGAACCCCATTGTCTACAGTGTCAAGACCAAACAGATTCGTGACAGAATCCTCCGGAAATTCAAGCAACAGAAAGTTTAAGTGAAAGAGAACCTAAAACACACATTTCCTACACCCTCCTTTATATTTATGAGAGTATTTCATGTTAATGtagaattttgaatttaaattttgctaataatattttattttattttttataataattttttattatgttatattagtcaccatacagtatatccttagttttcgatgtaatgttccatgattcattatttgcatataacacccagtgcaccatgcaatatgtgccctccttactatccatcactgccctatcccaatcccccaacttcctcccctctgaagccctcaatttgtttcccagagtccacagtctctcatagttcattcccccttctgtttaccccccttcattcttcccttccttctcctaccaatcttcctgctatttcttatgttccataaatgagggaaaccatatgataattgtcgttctctgcttgacttatttcacttagcataatctcctccagtcccacccatgttgctgcaaatgttgggtaatcattctttctgatggctgagtaatattccattgtatatatggaccacatcttcttaatccagtcatctgttgaagggcgtcttggctccttccacgatttagttattgtggacaatgcttctatgaacattgggatgcatatggcccttttcttcactacatctgtatctttggggtaaatacccagtagtgcaattgctgggtcatagggtagctcaatttttaactttttgagggacctccacactgttttccaaagtggctgtaccaacttgcattcccaccaacaatgtaagagggatcccctttctccacatcctctccaacatttgttttttcctgccttgtccatttttgccattctaactggcgtaaggtggtatctcaatgtggttttgatttcaatttccctgatggctaatgattttgaacattttttcatgtgtccgttagccatttgtatgtcttcatgggaaaagtgtctgttcatatcttctgcccattttttgttttgattatttgtttcacgtgtattgagtttgagaagttctttgtagatcttggatactaatattttatctgtagtgttaagTGTTAAGAAGCAAATATCTGTAGTGTTAAGTGTTAAgaagcaaatatcttctcccattctgtgggctgcctcttagtttttttactgtttccttggctgtgcagaagctttttatcttgatgaagtcccacaagttcattttttcttttgtttctcttgcctttggagatgtgtcatgaaaaaggttgctgtggccaatgtcaaagaggttgctgcctatgttgccctctaggattttgatggattcctgtctcacatcaaggtctttcatccatttggagtttatctttgtgtgtggtgtgagagagtggtcaagtttcattcttttgcatgtagctgtccaattttcccagcaccatttattgaagagactgtcttttttccaccggatgttttttcctgctttgtcaaagcattagttgcccaaagagccgagggtccatttctggattctctattctgttccattggtctatgtgtctgtttttgtgccagtaccatgctgtctttgtgatcacagctttgtagtacagcttgaaatccggcactgtgatgcccccagctttgtttttccttttcaacaattccttggcgattttgggccttttctgtttccacacaaatttaagggctgtttgttccagttctttgaaaaatgtcatttgtattttgattgggatggcattgaaagtgtagattgctctgggtagcatggacattttaactatgtttattcttctgatccatgagctaataatattttaatttaaagataatgGATATAAACCTTGAAACAGTAAAACCTATATTTTCCTTATAGAGAATAAAAGCATGGTTTTGTTCTGACTTTATGTTGACATACTAGGGAATATGGTCACTAAGCCCAGGTTAGGTCATTCTTAGCAAaactatgatttttcttttaataattagcCGTTAATATTTGTGAAACTAAGAGTCATCAAGTCAACAGTCTAATGAAGTTTTTTGTTATACTTTGCAAAGTTCCTCAATTTCTGAAGAAAATTTAGATTTTAAGATGGCTTTTGATCTGTCAATTACTGAAAGAGAGCTGTTAAAGCCTCTGAATACCAgattggatttttctatttcccctTGTCATTCTATCAGTTTTACCCCAGGTATTTTGATGCTTTGTTGTTAGGTGCATAGATATTAAGATTTATTATGTCTCTTGGAAATCACTTTATCAAAATATAATACCCTTCTTATCCTTGATAGTTTTTCTCACTTTAAAGTTTGTcttttctgaaattaatatagctctctagctttcttttgattgtgTTAGCATGTTATATCTGTCTCCATTCCTTtacttcaatatatattttagggGACTAGTTCGCTAagtactgtttttttgttttttgttttttgttttaatgttaacAGCTTTCTGAGATATAATTCATCTACCATACAATTCATCcacttaaagtatacaattcggggtgcctggatggcacagtcagttaagtgtctgactcttggtttctgctctggtcatgatctcagggttgtgaggattGAGCCCTACCttggggtctgtgctcagtgaggagtctgtttgagattctttcttcctctgctcctcccccctctcacaggcatgcatgctctctctcaaataaataaataaaatcttatttaacaaaggtgaatatattattaatatattttaaaatatatacagggAGACTTTCCAAGATCATGGAGGAATAGGAGATGTTTTCGTAAAATATCCCTCGACTGAGATTAATCTGATTATCTCCCCCCTGATTAGACTACAGTTATGTGACTGGGGAAGATCAATGAAGTAAAATACTATTTATGTCAAAATATACCAAAGGTACGTACTATCAACATGGTTTATCACTGTTGACATTGAGCTTCATCACCTGGCTGAGGTCATGTTTCTCAGGCTTCTCTTGCTCCCCCATTTCCAAGTTTTCTCTGTGCAAGTAATTTACAATGCATAGCCCACAAACTAAACAGTGAGAAGTTATGCTCCACCTCCCTGGACATGGAGCATCGTCATATgttgtttggaattttttttgcGTGAGAGATAATCTATTCCCgcatttgtttatgtattcatttatttttatcagtgtggactcatatttattttatactttaggtTGTaaccaatactactttattttgtcACATTGACCAGCTTTGGCTATTGGGAATCCTTTCAGTTGGCCCCTGTGTCCCTTTGACTTACCCCCATAattgtgtgtgggttttttcgGTGAGGAGGGGtcacttccttactttctaggACCACAAGATGCTACAGACATATCCCATATATCCCCTGCCCCAATCTTAGAATGTGATATTTCTTTGAGAATTACTGATACCTTTAATTACTGATATTTCTTTGAGAATGACTGATACCTTTAATATCATTACTGATAATGATATTAGAAACAAAGTTTGGGTGCTGGGTGTACTTTGCTACTGGGGTGTCATTGATTTAAGACCTTCTCAGCTGGCAGAGCAAGGAAATGCTAACCTGTGTATGTATCcatatctataaatatctataatttatttatctatcatctttctatcATCTGTTATCTATCTAAAACTAAACATAGTGATGTCTCTAATCTGTTCCCACATGAATTGAGGGAGTTATCCTTGATTCCTTGTTTGCTGTAGGTTATTATAAATATgtgtcatcatttaaaaaatatctttctttaacCATTGATATGATCAATATGACTTTTCTTCTTTAGGCTGATGTTCTAGGTTACATTGTTTTTTGAACATTGAATCAGTCTTGTATACCAAGAATAAGCACCACTTGGTCAATGTACACTTATTTTGGTAAATTGTTAgctttaatttaataatatttcattgaggatttttgcatctcttcATGAGCAATAATTTTGAGGCAtagtctctctctatatatttttggACATCTTTAAATGACTTTGGTGTTAGGGTATGTCCAGCTTTGTAAAATGAGTAAGTATTTTTTATGCTTCTATAATCTGGAAGTGATTTTAGAGAATTGACATAATTTCTTACTttagtgtttggtagaattcatcagtgaaaccCTCAGAACCTGatttttttggaaggttattCATTAGTGATGCAATGTATTTAATAAACATGGAGATATTTAGAATTGTAAATTTTCCTCTGTGggctttatattatttatatataccagttgaccattgaacaacatgagtttgaatGGTGTGGATCCActtaaatacagtacagtactatactcttccttaggattttttaataacattctattttctctagcttactttattgtaggaatacagTATGTAAAACATATAACTTACAAAAAACAGGTGTTAATTAACTGTTTATATTATCTGTAAGGCTTTcggtcaacagtagactattagtagaTAAGCTTTGGGGGGTGTCAAAAGTTATAAGTGGATGTTCAactgcatgggggtgggggcacagtaCTCCATTTTCTGTGTTGTGTGGGATCAAGGCTAATTCTATATATAGGACTTAAAACTATTTTCAATGCTGTTGTTACTAAATCCTGCTTGGCTTTTAGTTGTGTGAAATTTATCTAAAGGAACCTTGGAAGATGGCTGGAGACAATTAACGTTATGACTATAAAAGACATGGTTAGGACATGAATATAAAGTAgccattaacattttattttatttattttaattttgttcaaagattttatttatttatttgacagaaagtagagagaacacaagtaggctgagcagcaggcagagtgagagaaagaagcaggctctctgctgagcagggagcctgacgtcagccttgatcccaggactctgggatcatgacctgaaccgaaggcagacacagccaattgagccacccaggcaccccctcaattaaaattttaatacctaaatttttaaattttaagtacttaaaatattaatacattactTACAGATTAGCATATCTGAATCTTATCAATCAGACCAACTGGAAATAGGTATGAACTTTCCCTCAAAAGGTAGGACACTGCATTAGTTTCTTGGAGGAATCCCGTTGGTAATCCTGTGTAGCTTTCAAAGTAGGGAGTCAAATATTGGATGGAGATTTaaaatcaatgtataaaaatagtttataaatataaagatatcaatgcttattttatgtattttattcttaaatattaccAAATTTGAGTTGCACTTAAAATGAGAAACAACATCCAAATTAAGGAAAACACTGGAAAGAATGCTGTCGGTGTTCTTTTGACAAAAGAGGCCATCAAAAGCTCAGAATGTacatctttctgtctctaagagaaaaaaagcatttaatgTGCTCAAGGTGCTCACaggaaataaattcttcaaaCAATTGTATTTAGATCTCCCTTGTGTCACCTTCCATTGATTCCTTTCAGAAAGTGTTTACTGAGTCTCTATTCCATGCTCCTTGCTGAAAGATATTCTTCCATGCTTCCAAACCCTGAAGATACATGTTCTGGCTCAGTCATGTTGCAGAGTTGTACAGTCATTTTTGTACCATCAGATGGTGAACATCAGGAAATTAGTTCCTAGCCTCTTGAGcagttgcttttattttctatttcatgatttttttatttaaattcaattacccaacatacagtacatcatttgtttgagatgtagtgttcattgattattcagttgtgtataacacccactgctcatcacatcaaTTGCCCATCTTAATACCcagcacccagttaccccatccccccacccatctccccttctgcaatcctcagtttatttcccagagtcaagagtctctcatggtttgtctccctctctgatttcttcctattcagttttccctcccttcccctatgat includes:
- the LOC113269500 gene encoding olfactory receptor 51G2-like, whose amino-acid sequence is MSVFNSSTLYPRFLLTGLSGLESRYSLISIPIFLIYATSISGNITILFIIRTEPSLHQPMYYFLSMLALTDLGLSTTTLPTMFSVFWFHAREISFNACLVQMYFIHVFSIIESAVLLAMAFDRFVAIREPLRYVAILTNGVIIGIGLAVAGRALALVFPASFLLKRLQYHPINILSYPFCLHQDLIKTTVSSRRVSSIYGLMVVICSMGLDSVLLLLSYILILGTVLSIASKKERMKALNTCISHICAVFTFYTPMIGLSMIRRYGQNASPIVHVLMANVYLLVPPLMNPIVYSVKTKQIRDRILRKFKQQKV